A single window of Granulicella mallensis MP5ACTX8 DNA harbors:
- a CDS encoding GGDEF domain-containing protein translates to MKVVLSLATGALFYVLIFSVLPIHTNPEPATLVFISNLFDVLGIFLWIAAMIRVFGADQVNERRFFVCLSMFLGSSAILDSVHNRILMKHDYVWLDLFLSAPPLLLAGIIFMTSSRPLPSFYGSPRIVRIVRIGSPVFLSLALLLLGLFVSRSDFYIGTSAVVLSIGCYCAMNIILHERAIEAEESLAHANGRLTELVSTDGLTGAPNRRAFDQRIDVEVRAAHRFAQPLSLLLIDVDHFKQLNDAKGHLAGDDCLVQIAQALHRALPRATDFLARYGGEEFVVLLPATDGFGAATVAHTLHSAISNLHLEHPSSPSGVVTVSIGISTYDGSVPPDTLELIHTADQALYRAKSLGRNRTEILVTREVDKANLS, encoded by the coding sequence ATGAAGGTCGTTCTCTCGCTGGCTACCGGTGCTCTCTTCTATGTGCTTATTTTTTCTGTTCTACCGATTCACACTAACCCTGAGCCGGCAACGCTGGTCTTTATTTCGAATCTATTTGATGTGCTGGGAATCTTTCTTTGGATTGCGGCTATGATCCGCGTTTTTGGAGCGGATCAGGTAAATGAGCGCCGCTTCTTTGTCTGCCTCTCGATGTTTTTGGGAAGTAGCGCAATCCTGGACTCCGTCCACAACCGCATTCTCATGAAGCACGACTATGTGTGGCTGGATCTTTTCCTGTCTGCGCCTCCCCTCTTGCTGGCTGGGATCATCTTCATGACTTCATCGCGTCCTCTGCCGTCGTTCTACGGTTCTCCGCGCATAGTCCGTATCGTCCGCATCGGCAGTCCCGTATTTCTGAGCCTGGCACTCTTATTGCTGGGTCTTTTCGTTTCCCGGTCTGACTTCTACATCGGGACATCGGCCGTTGTATTATCGATCGGTTGCTACTGCGCCATGAATATCATCCTGCATGAGAGAGCGATCGAAGCTGAAGAATCTCTGGCCCACGCGAACGGAAGACTTACCGAACTCGTCAGTACCGACGGACTTACCGGAGCGCCTAATCGAAGAGCATTTGATCAGAGGATCGACGTTGAAGTCCGCGCTGCGCATCGTTTTGCCCAACCGCTCTCTCTGTTGCTGATTGATGTCGATCACTTTAAACAGTTGAACGATGCAAAGGGACATTTGGCGGGGGATGACTGCCTGGTTCAGATTGCGCAAGCGCTCCATCGAGCACTGCCTCGGGCTACGGACTTTCTCGCACGCTATGGCGGTGAGGAATTTGTCGTCCTTCTACCAGCAACGGATGGTTTCGGAGCCGCGACTGTGGCGCACACCCTTCATAGTGCGATTTCCAATCTCCACCTTGAGCACCCTAGCTCACCCTCAGGAGTGGTTACCGTCAGCATCGGAATTTCCACCTATGATGGTTCCGTACCGCCCGATACACTTGAATTAATTCACACTGCGGATCAGGCTCTCTACCGGGCAAAAAGTCTTGGACGGAATCGGACCGAAATACTTGTGACGAGAGAGGTAGATAAGGCGAACCTTTCTTAG
- a CDS encoding oleate hydratase translates to MLGIPRMMSFITSQFLCRSKGDRPEVVLEGPKNLAFMGQFCEMPDDMVFIGPSAHMSALTIGCNRCIC, encoded by the coding sequence TTGCTCGGAATCCCTCGCATGATGTCCTTCATCACGAGTCAGTTTCTGTGCCGATCCAAGGGCGACCGCCCTGAAGTGGTGCTGGAAGGTCCAAAGAATTTGGCGTTCATGGGCCAGTTCTGTGAAATGCCCGACGATATGGTCTTTATTGGACCGTCTGCCCACATGAGCGCGCTAACGATTGGTTGCAATCGGTGTATCTGCTAA
- a CDS encoding Arm DNA-binding domain-containing protein, with the protein MALTIKEIKNAKPKDKKYKMLDGGGLSLLVLPTGTKLWLWRYQFNGSEKNMTFGEYPVVAPKEARDLHFAAKRLLATGINPMAERKAEAEAKQQKFRALEREADSSFAKIARKWWAWWSIGKSPRHASS; encoded by the coding sequence ATGGCACTGACGATCAAAGAGATCAAAAATGCGAAGCCGAAGGACAAGAAGTACAAGATGCTCGACGGAGGGGGGCTCAGTCTGCTGGTCTTGCCGACAGGCACGAAGCTTTGGCTTTGGCGCTATCAGTTCAATGGCAGCGAGAAGAACATGACATTTGGGGAGTACCCAGTTGTCGCTCCCAAGGAAGCTCGAGATCTTCACTTCGCGGCGAAGAGGCTACTAGCTACTGGCATCAATCCGATGGCGGAACGCAAGGCAGAGGCCGAAGCGAAGCAGCAGAAGTTCAGAGCGCTTGAACGCGAAGCTGATAGCAGTTTCGCGAAGATCGCCCGAAAGTGGTGGGCATGGTGGTCGATTGGCAAATCTCCCAGGCACGCAAGCTCTTGA